A stretch of Microbulbifer bruguierae DNA encodes these proteins:
- the gpmI gene encoding 2,3-bisphosphoglycerate-independent phosphoglycerate mutase: MASETSSKRPLVLLILDGFGHSEHAEHNAIAAAKSPVWDQIWASRPKTLIHTSGMAVGLPEGQMGNSEVGHMTLGAGRVVYQNFTRINKAIKDGDFFTNPAYTSAVDKAIANGGAVHIMGLASDGGVHSHDDHIVAMATLAAQRGAKAIYIHAFTDGRDTPPRSAETPLARLTQVCDALGTARIATLAGRYFAMDRDNRWDRVKPVYDLITQGKAKHQADSALAGLEAAYARDENDEFVAPTLIGEPAPVQDGDALIFMNFRPDRARQLTRAFTDADFNGFERAATPKLAEFVMTTEYAGDIHAACAFPPEALANTFGEYLQNQHKTQLRIAETEKYAHVTFFFSGGREEPYNGEERILIKSPDVATYDLQPEMSAPEVTDKLVEAIESGKFDAIICNYANGDMVGHTGVFEAAVKAVEALDVCVDRVTKAALAAGGEVLITADHGNVEEMFDAGSGQVSTQHSTLPVPFVYVGARNVSMRDGGSLADVAPTMLALMGLPQPAEMNGEPLVKIN, encoded by the coding sequence ATGGCATCCGAGACTTCGTCCAAACGTCCCCTGGTACTGCTGATTCTGGACGGCTTCGGCCACAGTGAGCACGCGGAGCACAACGCCATTGCCGCGGCCAAGAGCCCGGTATGGGACCAGATCTGGGCCAGCCGCCCGAAAACCCTGATTCACACCTCCGGCATGGCGGTAGGTCTGCCGGAAGGCCAGATGGGCAACTCCGAAGTCGGCCACATGACACTCGGCGCCGGCCGCGTGGTCTACCAGAACTTCACCCGCATCAACAAGGCCATCAAGGACGGCGACTTCTTCACCAACCCGGCCTATACCAGTGCCGTGGACAAGGCGATCGCCAACGGCGGTGCGGTCCACATCATGGGCCTGGCATCAGACGGCGGTGTACACAGCCACGATGACCACATTGTCGCCATGGCTACCCTGGCCGCCCAGCGCGGTGCCAAAGCGATCTACATCCACGCCTTCACCGACGGCCGCGACACCCCGCCACGCAGCGCGGAGACCCCGCTGGCGCGCCTCACCCAGGTATGCGATGCCCTCGGCACCGCGCGTATCGCCACTCTTGCCGGCCGCTACTTCGCCATGGATCGCGACAACCGCTGGGACCGCGTAAAGCCGGTGTACGACCTGATCACCCAGGGTAAAGCCAAGCACCAGGCCGACTCCGCGCTGGCCGGCCTCGAAGCCGCCTACGCCCGCGACGAGAACGACGAATTCGTGGCCCCGACCCTGATCGGCGAACCGGCACCGGTGCAAGACGGCGACGCACTGATCTTTATGAACTTCCGCCCGGACCGCGCCCGCCAGCTGACCCGCGCCTTTACCGATGCGGACTTCAACGGCTTTGAGCGCGCCGCCACCCCGAAACTGGCGGAGTTTGTAATGACCACCGAATACGCCGGTGACATCCACGCCGCCTGCGCCTTTCCGCCAGAGGCCCTCGCCAATACTTTCGGCGAGTATCTGCAGAACCAGCACAAGACTCAGTTGCGCATTGCCGAGACAGAAAAATACGCCCATGTGACCTTCTTCTTCAGCGGCGGCCGCGAAGAGCCCTACAATGGCGAGGAGCGCATTCTGATCAAATCCCCGGATGTGGCCACCTACGATCTGCAGCCGGAGATGAGCGCACCCGAGGTCACCGACAAACTGGTGGAGGCCATCGAGAGCGGCAAGTTCGACGCGATCATCTGCAACTACGCCAACGGCGACATGGTCGGCCACACCGGCGTGTTCGAAGCGGCGGTCAAAGCGGTGGAAGCACTGGACGTGTGCGTGGATCGCGTCACCAAGGCGGCACTGGCCGCCGGTGGTGAGGTACTGATCACCGCCGATCACGGCAACGTCGAGGAAATGTTTGACGCTGGCTCCGGCCAGGTCAGCACCCAGCACTCGACCCTGCCGGTGCCCTTTGTTTACGTAGGCGCGCGCAATGTTTCCATGCGCGACGGTGGCAGCCTGGCAGACGTGGCCCCCACCATGCTGGCGCTGATGGGACTGCCGCAGCCGGCAGAAATGAACGGCGAGCCACTGGTCAAAATCAACTAA
- a CDS encoding rhodanese-like domain-containing protein, protein MDFFVFASEQWPLVCLLVALIYALAITERIKAGKPASAHQATLLINSEGAKVIDVRDRAEYTAGHIVDAIHIPHGEMENRIGELAPYKDKVLILADKMGQHAGPVGRQLKKAGYTVRRLEGGMSEWSNQKLPLVKG, encoded by the coding sequence GTGGACTTTTTCGTCTTTGCCAGCGAGCAGTGGCCGCTGGTGTGCTTGTTGGTGGCGCTGATTTACGCGCTGGCGATTACCGAGCGAATCAAGGCGGGTAAACCCGCATCGGCCCATCAGGCCACTCTGCTGATCAACAGCGAGGGCGCCAAGGTGATCGACGTGCGCGACCGCGCGGAATATACCGCCGGGCACATTGTGGACGCGATCCATATTCCCCACGGCGAGATGGAAAACCGCATCGGTGAACTCGCACCCTATAAAGACAAGGTGCTGATTCTGGCGGACAAAATGGGCCAGCACGCGGGCCCGGTGGGGCGCCAGCTGAAAAAGGCCGGCTACACCGTGCGTCGCCTGGAGGGTGGCATGTCCGAGTGGAGCAACCAGAAATTGCCGCTGGTGAAAGGGTAA
- the grxC gene encoding glutaredoxin 3 encodes MKEVVIYTTRFCPFCIRAKYLLDNKNVPYTEISVDGDRALRAEMTAKAGRHTVPQIWIGGHHVGGCDELMAIERSGELDRLLA; translated from the coding sequence GTGAAAGAAGTCGTTATCTACACCACCCGCTTCTGCCCCTTCTGCATTCGCGCCAAATATCTGCTGGACAACAAGAACGTCCCCTACACAGAAATTTCTGTGGATGGCGACCGCGCGCTGCGTGCTGAAATGACGGCAAAGGCCGGGCGCCATACCGTGCCACAGATCTGGATTGGTGGTCATCATGTTGGTGGCTGCGATGAGCTGATGGCCATCGAACGCAGTGGTGAACTGGACAGGCTTCTGGCCTGA
- the secB gene encoding protein-export chaperone SecB, with protein MAEEHNGAAVNDTEAQQVQFAMQRIYLKDLSFETPMGAEVFKKQWKPQVNQELNTKTAKIDEDLYEVALTLTITVKLEEETAFLVEVQQAGLFGIKGLEGPQLAQALNTACPNILFPYAREVVDNVVTKGSFPALMLPPINFDALFAAALNQAQQQAASAAAEEKSDA; from the coding sequence ATGGCTGAAGAACATAACGGCGCCGCAGTAAACGATACAGAAGCGCAGCAAGTACAATTCGCAATGCAGCGCATCTATCTGAAAGACCTGTCCTTCGAAACTCCGATGGGCGCAGAGGTTTTCAAGAAACAGTGGAAGCCCCAGGTCAACCAGGAACTGAACACCAAAACCGCCAAGATCGATGAAGATCTGTACGAAGTGGCGCTGACCCTGACTATCACCGTGAAGCTGGAAGAAGAGACCGCTTTCCTGGTGGAAGTACAGCAGGCCGGCCTGTTCGGCATCAAGGGTCTCGAAGGTCCGCAGCTCGCTCAGGCGCTGAACACTGCCTGCCCGAACATCCTGTTCCCCTACGCTCGTGAGGTTGTCGACAACGTGGTAACCAAGGGCTCCTTCCCTGCCCTGATGCTGCCGCCGATCAACTTCGACGCGCTGTTCGCCGCGGCCCTGAATCAGGCGCAGCAGCAGGCTGCCAGCGCGGCGGCGGAAGAAAAGTCCGACGCATAA
- a CDS encoding acyl-CoA thioesterase yields MKWDLPQPYIHNVCVEPEHVDGLHHANNAEYVRWCEQAAWSHSVELGLDVTNYQSMDRGMAIRQAEYDYILAAREGDQLLIGTWLTMVDGRLNMTRKFQVFRASDEALVLRASWQMVCIELSSGRPKRMPETFKEIYCPAVVAEPL; encoded by the coding sequence ATGAAGTGGGACCTTCCCCAACCCTATATCCACAACGTCTGTGTGGAGCCCGAACATGTCGATGGCCTGCACCATGCCAACAACGCCGAGTATGTGCGCTGGTGTGAGCAAGCTGCCTGGTCTCACAGCGTGGAGCTGGGGCTGGATGTCACCAATTACCAATCCATGGACCGGGGAATGGCAATCCGGCAGGCCGAGTACGACTATATACTGGCCGCGAGAGAGGGCGATCAACTGCTGATCGGCACCTGGCTGACGATGGTCGACGGCCGGTTGAATATGACCCGTAAGTTCCAGGTGTTTCGCGCCAGCGACGAAGCGCTGGTCCTGCGGGCCTCGTGGCAGATGGTATGTATCGAACTCTCCAGTGGCAGACCCAAGCGGATGCCAGAGACCTTTAAAGAGATCTATTGTCCCGCGGTGGTGGCGGAGCCTCTGTAA
- a CDS encoding SDR family oxidoreductase: protein MSEELTLTQNTGALRGKTIFITGASRGIGRAIALKCAADGANIAIAAKSAEPHPKLPGTIYTVAAEVEAAGGQALPMQVDVREEEQVAEALKKTADTFGGIDAVINNAGAINLTNVESTPPKRYDLMLDVNARAVYLTAHLAIPYLKQAERGHILSLSPPLNLEPRWLGPFAPYALSKFGMTILSLGLAEELRETNISVATLWPRTLVATAAIEFAVGSREMFEQSRKPMVMADAAYEVLITRNQGLNGAQLIDETLLHERGVEDFTQYAHNPAKAGELAVDLFLDP, encoded by the coding sequence ATGAGCGAAGAGCTGACCCTCACCCAGAACACCGGCGCCCTGCGGGGTAAAACCATATTCATTACCGGTGCCAGTCGCGGTATTGGCCGCGCGATAGCGCTGAAGTGCGCCGCCGACGGCGCGAATATCGCGATTGCCGCCAAATCCGCCGAGCCTCACCCCAAACTGCCCGGCACCATCTACACCGTTGCTGCGGAAGTCGAAGCCGCCGGCGGCCAAGCGCTGCCGATGCAGGTGGATGTGCGTGAGGAAGAGCAGGTGGCGGAAGCGCTGAAAAAGACCGCCGATACGTTCGGCGGTATCGATGCGGTGATCAACAATGCCGGCGCCATCAATCTCACCAACGTCGAGTCCACGCCGCCGAAGCGCTACGACCTGATGCTGGATGTCAACGCCCGCGCGGTGTATCTCACTGCGCACCTCGCCATTCCCTACCTGAAGCAGGCAGAGCGCGGGCATATCCTCAGCCTGTCGCCGCCACTTAACCTTGAGCCCCGCTGGCTGGGGCCCTTTGCACCCTATGCCCTGTCCAAGTTCGGTATGACGATCCTGAGCCTGGGGCTGGCGGAAGAGTTGCGCGAGACCAATATCAGCGTCGCCACCCTGTGGCCGCGCACCCTGGTGGCGACGGCGGCGATCGAGTTTGCCGTGGGCAGTCGCGAAATGTTCGAACAGAGCCGCAAACCCATGGTGATGGCGGATGCCGCCTATGAAGTGCTGATCACGCGCAATCAGGGATTGAACGGCGCCCAGCTGATCGACGAGACCCTGTTGCACGAACGGGGGGTGGAAGATTTCACCCAATATGCGCACAATCCCGCCAAGGCCGGCGAACTGGCGGTGGATCTGTTCCTCGATCCCTGA
- the smrA gene encoding DNA endonuclease SmrA, which produces MDKTDLDEFRGAMGALGDVKPLAPKQRESALKKDTTDPLNQRARREAATAQTYRELNPLGGEFVEPVDPNDPIEFKRDGVQNGVYRNLRLGKYSVEARLDLHHHTVDMARSALYQFVRDCIEADVRCALVTHGKGEGRKTPAMLKSCVNAWLPQLAEVLAFHSAQKQHGGLGATYVLLRKSEGKRQQNLEQHQRRSKP; this is translated from the coding sequence GTGGACAAGACAGATCTGGACGAATTCCGCGGCGCCATGGGTGCGCTTGGCGACGTAAAGCCGCTGGCGCCCAAGCAACGCGAGAGTGCGCTAAAGAAGGACACTACCGATCCCCTTAACCAGCGCGCCCGCCGGGAGGCGGCCACCGCCCAGACCTACCGCGAACTGAACCCCCTGGGAGGCGAGTTCGTCGAGCCCGTCGACCCCAACGATCCCATTGAATTCAAGCGCGACGGTGTCCAGAACGGCGTCTACCGCAATTTGCGCCTGGGAAAATACTCCGTCGAAGCGCGCCTCGATCTGCACCATCACACCGTCGATATGGCGCGCAGTGCGCTCTATCAGTTTGTGCGCGACTGTATCGAAGCGGATGTGCGCTGCGCACTGGTGACCCACGGCAAGGGCGAGGGGCGCAAGACGCCGGCGATGCTGAAAAGCTGCGTCAACGCCTGGCTGCCACAGCTCGCAGAAGTGCTCGCATTCCACAGCGCGCAGAAACAGCACGGCGGTCTCGGTGCCACTTATGTGTTGTTGCGCAAGAGCGAGGGCAAGCGGCAACAGAACCTGGAGCAGCACCAGCGGCGCTCGAAGCCGTAA
- a CDS encoding META domain-containing protein — protein sequence MLHLLPRPFFAQFRPLCSATGFKAPIFLGLLLGLLLSGCGSTATEPSNMAKTDNPGICEQQWLLESLSVDGREHKSRMFWQKMWRDRPYFTCDKLGFIRGSTGANPYLGKFKLTDTGSVKWLKQPKISRMAGRRDGSELEQDFLLALPRVTHAFTEGETLVLQGSDGTRLEFTQTVEARAH from the coding sequence ATGCTTCACCTGCTCCCGCGACCATTTTTCGCCCAGTTTCGTCCCCTCTGCAGCGCCACCGGATTCAAGGCGCCGATATTCCTGGGTCTGCTCCTGGGGTTGTTGCTGAGCGGCTGTGGCAGTACTGCCACCGAGCCTTCGAATATGGCCAAAACCGACAACCCCGGGATTTGCGAGCAGCAATGGTTACTGGAAAGCCTGTCGGTCGACGGCCGCGAGCACAAATCCCGCATGTTCTGGCAGAAGATGTGGCGTGATCGCCCCTACTTCACCTGCGACAAGCTGGGCTTTATCCGCGGCAGCACCGGCGCCAACCCCTACCTGGGCAAATTCAAGCTGACCGACACTGGCAGTGTCAAATGGCTGAAGCAGCCAAAGATATCCCGCATGGCGGGCCGCCGTGATGGCAGTGAACTGGAGCAGGATTTCCTGTTGGCGCTGCCACGGGTAACCCATGCCTTCACCGAAGGCGAGACCCTGGTTTTGCAGGGCAGCGATGGCACACGCCTGGAATTCACCCAGACCGTCGAAGCACGCGCTCACTGA
- a CDS encoding META domain-containing protein, with protein sequence MSKLILLWFTGLIIAVAGCMNMDSKDTGPTQTPGSISSVCGDKWQLRLLRIDGQAVPVEQLKEFTFLCNSDGEAMGKSGINTYRGTLQITANGQLLWNADSFASTKMAGPPQLMDQENRYLRALAGTRQAFVKSGGAHLILRDISGDIYIEYIKAGL encoded by the coding sequence ATGAGTAAGCTGATTCTGCTGTGGTTCACGGGACTGATCATCGCCGTCGCGGGTTGTATGAACATGGACAGCAAGGATACAGGTCCCACCCAAACCCCCGGGTCGATCAGTAGCGTGTGCGGCGACAAGTGGCAGCTGCGCCTGCTGCGTATCGACGGTCAGGCGGTGCCCGTTGAACAGCTCAAGGAGTTCACTTTCCTGTGCAACAGTGACGGCGAGGCCATGGGCAAAAGTGGTATCAATACCTATCGCGGCACCCTGCAGATCACCGCCAACGGTCAATTGCTGTGGAATGCGGACAGCTTTGCCTCCACCAAAATGGCTGGGCCGCCGCAATTGATGGATCAGGAAAACCGTTACCTGCGCGCCCTCGCCGGTACCCGCCAGGCATTTGTGAAAAGTGGTGGCGCGCACCTGATTCTGCGGGACATATCCGGGGACATCTATATCGAGTACATCAAGGCCGGCCTCTGA
- a CDS encoding TonB-dependent receptor, translating to MRKTITFNPLAVGIMLACGASFSYADKALEEVTVTAQKREQSLQEVPVAVTAFGEDALIENGVADLTDIQKLTPNTTLQVSRGTNSTLTAYIRGIGQQDPLWGFEPGVGIYVDDIYVARPQGAVMDVFDVERIEVLRGPQGTLYGKNTIGGAVKYVTKKMTGENEFKIRGGVGSYNQRDLILSGQVGLGSKVALGGAVATYHRDGFGENILTGAENYNKKIASARVSMEITPNEDWFIRLAADSTIDDSNARFGHLMFDAPTGPEKPLDNVYDHRSNMSPDNSVETGGASATVEWQVSDAITLKSITASRTGDTVTNIDFDSINRTDFDVPAYYKDDQFTQEFQLNWSGDKFNLVSGIYYYEGTAEGGFDAVLGTVDFNAVFGWPAGTVPVGLTQNVSGSVDTESLAVYANYEYALTDKLNMILGGRYTSDEKSARVFKANYAGVYSPMFADHYDGTPALPDTFGDPLTDYSNSKDWSQFSPKAGVNYQFNEDTMMYGSFSSGFKSGGFDMRGDASVTPNTSEGYDPETAETFEIGIKTQLLDNRIRLNAAAFHTDYEDMQVTVQNFDEDSGGFSSAVVNAGQSEIRGLELEMLASITDALTANVVLGYTDADYLEVLTKVPELDAEGEETGNILTVDVADVWKNFQYSPQKTALAQLSYAMDFAGGELVMNSSVSYRSGIQIYAAPTALDVGSVTLVDAGATYFSGTGNWQVSLQGKNLNDEIYRNAGYASGNWITGYYSAPRTVALTGSYNF from the coding sequence ATGCGCAAAACAATAACGTTCAATCCCCTCGCCGTAGGCATCATGCTCGCCTGCGGTGCCAGCTTTTCTTACGCTGACAAAGCCCTGGAAGAAGTCACGGTAACCGCGCAGAAGCGCGAACAGTCGCTGCAGGAAGTCCCGGTTGCGGTAACCGCATTCGGCGAAGACGCGCTGATCGAAAACGGCGTTGCCGACCTGACCGACATTCAAAAGCTCACCCCCAATACCACCCTGCAGGTGAGCCGCGGTACCAACTCAACCCTGACCGCCTATATCCGCGGTATCGGTCAGCAGGATCCCCTGTGGGGCTTCGAGCCGGGTGTGGGTATCTATGTGGACGACATCTACGTGGCCCGCCCCCAGGGTGCGGTGATGGATGTGTTTGATGTGGAGCGTATCGAAGTACTGCGCGGCCCCCAGGGCACCCTGTACGGCAAGAACACCATCGGCGGCGCGGTGAAATATGTCACCAAAAAAATGACCGGTGAAAACGAGTTCAAGATTCGCGGTGGCGTCGGCTCCTATAACCAGCGCGATCTGATCCTGAGTGGACAGGTTGGCCTCGGCAGCAAGGTCGCCTTGGGTGGTGCTGTGGCCACTTACCACCGTGACGGCTTCGGTGAGAACATCCTCACCGGTGCCGAAAACTACAACAAGAAAATTGCCAGCGCCCGCGTATCCATGGAAATCACCCCGAACGAGGACTGGTTTATCCGCCTCGCGGCGGACAGCACCATTGATGATTCCAATGCGCGCTTTGGTCACCTGATGTTCGATGCACCGACCGGCCCGGAAAAGCCGCTCGACAATGTCTACGACCACCGCTCCAACATGTCCCCGGACAACTCGGTAGAGACCGGTGGCGCCTCCGCAACGGTAGAGTGGCAGGTTTCAGACGCCATTACCCTGAAGTCGATTACCGCTTCGCGTACCGGTGACACCGTTACCAACATCGACTTCGACTCGATCAACCGCACGGACTTCGATGTTCCCGCCTACTACAAGGACGACCAGTTCACCCAGGAATTCCAGCTCAACTGGAGCGGAGACAAATTCAATCTGGTCTCTGGTATTTACTATTACGAAGGCACCGCGGAGGGCGGCTTTGACGCGGTCCTTGGCACGGTTGATTTCAACGCCGTATTTGGCTGGCCCGCCGGCACTGTACCGGTCGGCCTGACCCAGAACGTTAGCGGCAGCGTGGATACCGAAAGTCTGGCCGTGTACGCCAACTACGAATATGCCCTCACCGACAAACTCAACATGATCCTCGGCGGCCGCTACACCAGCGATGAAAAATCCGCACGGGTATTCAAGGCAAATTACGCCGGTGTCTACTCACCGATGTTTGCCGATCATTACGACGGTACTCCGGCGCTTCCGGATACCTTCGGCGATCCGCTGACCGATTACAGCAACAGCAAGGACTGGAGCCAGTTCTCACCCAAGGCCGGCGTGAACTACCAGTTCAACGAAGACACCATGATGTACGGCAGCTTCAGCTCCGGCTTCAAGAGTGGCGGCTTCGATATGCGCGGAGACGCTTCGGTTACCCCCAACACGTCCGAGGGCTACGACCCGGAAACCGCGGAAACTTTTGAAATCGGTATCAAGACCCAACTCCTGGACAATCGCATTCGCCTGAATGCAGCGGCCTTCCATACCGATTACGAAGACATGCAGGTAACCGTGCAGAACTTCGACGAAGACTCTGGTGGTTTCTCCAGTGCGGTGGTCAATGCCGGCCAGTCTGAAATCCGCGGCCTGGAACTGGAAATGCTCGCCAGTATCACCGATGCCCTGACCGCCAATGTGGTACTCGGATACACCGACGCGGACTACCTCGAGGTGTTGACCAAAGTACCGGAGCTGGATGCTGAAGGAGAAGAAACCGGAAACATTCTCACGGTGGACGTGGCGGATGTCTGGAAAAACTTCCAGTACAGCCCGCAGAAAACCGCATTGGCACAGCTGAGCTACGCCATGGATTTTGCCGGTGGCGAACTGGTGATGAACAGTTCCGTGTCCTACCGCAGCGGTATTCAGATTTACGCAGCACCGACCGCCCTGGACGTAGGCTCCGTCACCCTGGTGGATGCCGGTGCGACTTACTTCAGCGGCACTGGTAACTGGCAGGTTTCCCTGCAGGGCAAAAACCTCAACGACGAAATTTACCGCAATGCCGGTTATGCCTCAGGCAACTGGATCACCGGCTACTACAGCGCACCGCGCACCGTTGCTCTCACCGGTAGCTACAACTTCTAA